A section of the Pseudomonas tritici genome encodes:
- a CDS encoding amino acid permease, translated as MSGPHSSSGELKRGLKNRHIQLIALGGAIGTGLFLGSAGVLKSAGPSMILGYAICGFIAFMIMRQLGEMIVEEPVAGSFSHFAHKYWGGFAGFLSGWNCWILYILVGMSELTAVGKYVHYWWPEIPTWVSAAAFFVLINLINLANVKVFGEAEFWFAIIKVVAIVGMIALGSYMLVSGSGGPQASVTNLWAHGGFFPHGVGGLVMAMAIIMFSFGGLEMLGFTAAEADQPRTVIPKAINQVIYRILIFYIGALVVLLSLTPWDSLLTTLNASGDAYSGSPFVQVFSMLGSNTAAHILNFVVLTAALSVYNSGTYCNSRMLLGMAEQGDAPKALAKIDKRGVPVRSILASAAITLVAVLMNYLIPQHALELLMSLVVATLVINWAMISFSHFKFRQQMNRTGQVPLFKALWYPYGNYVCLAFVVFILVIMLMIPGIQVSVFAIPVWVAFMAVCYWIKNKRSARVVASTTRTVLE; from the coding sequence ATGAGTGGACCCCATTCCTCTTCAGGCGAGCTGAAACGCGGCTTGAAAAATCGGCATATCCAGTTGATCGCCCTCGGGGGCGCCATCGGCACCGGCCTGTTCCTGGGCTCTGCCGGGGTGCTCAAATCCGCCGGCCCTTCGATGATCCTGGGTTATGCCATCTGCGGCTTCATTGCCTTCATGATCATGCGCCAGCTCGGCGAAATGATCGTTGAAGAGCCGGTCGCCGGCTCCTTCAGTCACTTTGCCCACAAGTACTGGGGCGGTTTCGCTGGCTTCCTGTCGGGCTGGAACTGCTGGATCCTGTACATTTTGGTGGGCATGTCGGAGCTGACGGCTGTCGGCAAATACGTGCATTACTGGTGGCCGGAGATTCCGACCTGGGTCTCGGCGGCGGCGTTCTTCGTGCTGATCAACCTGATCAATCTGGCCAACGTCAAAGTCTTTGGTGAGGCTGAGTTCTGGTTCGCCATCATCAAGGTGGTGGCTATCGTCGGCATGATCGCCCTGGGCAGCTACATGCTGGTCAGCGGCAGCGGCGGGCCGCAGGCTTCGGTGACTAACCTATGGGCGCACGGTGGGTTCTTCCCTCACGGCGTCGGCGGTTTGGTGATGGCCATGGCGATCATCATGTTCTCCTTCGGTGGCCTGGAAATGCTTGGCTTCACTGCCGCCGAAGCGGACCAGCCACGCACTGTGATCCCGAAAGCGATCAACCAAGTGATCTACCGCATCCTGATTTTCTACATCGGTGCGCTGGTCGTGCTGTTGTCGCTGACACCGTGGGACAGCCTGCTGACAACCCTCAACGCCTCGGGCGATGCCTACAGCGGCAGCCCGTTCGTGCAGGTGTTCTCGATGCTAGGCAGCAACACCGCCGCGCATATTCTTAACTTCGTGGTCCTGACGGCGGCGCTGTCGGTGTACAACAGCGGCACTTACTGTAACAGCCGCATGCTGCTGGGTATGGCCGAACAGGGTGATGCGCCCAAAGCACTGGCGAAGATCGACAAGCGCGGCGTACCAGTGCGCTCTATCCTCGCCTCGGCGGCGATCACCCTGGTGGCGGTGTTGATGAACTACCTGATCCCGCAACACGCACTGGAACTGCTGATGTCTCTGGTCGTGGCGACGCTGGTGATCAACTGGGCGATGATCAGCTTCTCCCACTTCAAGTTCCGCCAGCAAATGAACCGCACCGGTCAGGTGCCGTTGTTCAAGGCGTTGTGGTACCCGTACGGCAACTATGTGTGCTTGGCGTTCGTGGTGTTTATCCTGGTGATCATGCTGATGATTCCAGGGATTCAGGTGTCGGTGTTCGCGATCCCGGTGTGGGTGGCGTTTATGGCGGTGTGCTACTGGATCAAGAATAAGCGCAGTGCCCGTGTGGTCGCGAGCACAACGCGGACAGTTTTGGAGTAG
- a CDS encoding leucyl aminopeptidase, with protein MDKARAVEHFLYYLAHHPALSGLNRPTVLLGHTERYDAIAQAITHSSAARFNFQVQRLDLAASDTLAQAIETCDLYLFLYDSSTLPNPRAEGPDFIRTLQGVMAEHWKKSLLFKDYGDYFYDTFSVEPQRIADLNATLIRRMSQANVLSFTDKHGSRLEAPLSSIKKWTNINGIGNHDLAPGEIATHSEAINGQVRFVGTFLSTIPFARKYGVLQSPLELWIENSTVCSVASEVPGLADDFNKYLNANPSNRRVEELGIGTNEGVKDLYARNAGFEERHCGLHLGLGGGQKGSHHLDLIFASGVLALDDKPVFDGRFAF; from the coding sequence ATGGACAAGGCCCGCGCCGTCGAACACTTTCTCTACTACCTTGCGCACCACCCGGCCCTCAGCGGCCTGAATCGTCCCACCGTGTTACTGGGCCATACCGAGCGCTACGACGCCATTGCCCAGGCGATCACCCACAGCAGCGCCGCCCGCTTCAACTTTCAGGTGCAGCGCCTGGACCTGGCGGCCAGCGACACACTCGCCCAGGCCATCGAAACCTGCGACCTGTACCTGTTCCTCTACGATTCCTCCACCTTGCCCAATCCACGCGCCGAAGGCCCGGACTTTATCCGCACCCTGCAGGGCGTGATGGCCGAGCACTGGAAGAAATCCCTGCTGTTCAAGGATTACGGCGACTATTTCTACGACACCTTCAGCGTCGAGCCGCAGCGCATCGCCGACCTCAACGCCACACTGATCCGACGCATGTCCCAGGCCAATGTGTTGAGCTTCACCGACAAGCACGGCTCGCGGCTGGAGGCGCCGCTGAGCAGCATCAAGAAGTGGACCAATATCAACGGCATCGGCAACCACGACCTGGCACCCGGCGAGATCGCGACCCACAGCGAAGCCATCAATGGCCAGGTGCGGTTTGTCGGCACCTTTCTCAGCACCATCCCGTTTGCACGCAAATATGGCGTGCTGCAATCACCGCTGGAGCTGTGGATCGAGAACTCGACCGTCTGCAGCGTAGCCAGTGAGGTGCCGGGGTTGGCCGATGACTTCAACAAGTACCTGAATGCCAACCCGTCCAACCGGCGCGTGGAGGAATTAGGGATTGGGACCAATGAAGGGGTCAAGGATTTGTATGCGCGCAATGCCGGGTTTGAGGAGCGCCATTGTGGGTTGCATTTGGGCTTGGGGGGTGGGCAGAAAGGCAGCCATCACCTGGACCTGATCTTTGCCAGCGGGGTGTTGGCGCTGGATGACAAGCCGGTGTTTGATGGCAGGTTTGCGTTCTAA
- the rluB gene encoding 23S rRNA pseudouridine(2605) synthase RluB, which yields MNDKDQNDSQEIGPAGEKLQKVLARIGVGSRRDVEAWITQKRIKVNGVEATLGQRVDLHDAITIDGKVIKREEAAESVRRVIMYNKPDGEICTRDDPEGRPTVFDKMPKPKEGRWINIGRLDINTTGLLMFTTDGELANRLMHPSYEMDREYAVRVRGEVDDEMIERLKAGVVLEDGPAKFTDIKQAPGGEGFNHWYHCVVMEGRNREVRRLWESQGLVVSRLKRVRFGPVFLNSDLPMGRWREMSQYEVDILSAEVGLTPVAMPQMNAKSKDKLERMQRKSSRPVARTERVARILRPALNAPATGGRISREPQIEGERRPTAPSRQEGERAPRTPRPAPAGGRSNRGEADRPADNASTKRPAKPAANKRPGPKLVADEPSGKRRGAPAGSGQRPGFGRKKPQ from the coding sequence ATGAACGACAAAGACCAGAACGACAGCCAGGAAATCGGCCCAGCAGGTGAAAAACTGCAAAAGGTGCTGGCGCGTATCGGCGTGGGCTCGCGCCGCGACGTCGAAGCCTGGATCACCCAGAAGCGCATCAAGGTCAACGGCGTCGAGGCTACCCTCGGCCAGCGCGTCGACCTGCACGATGCAATCACCATTGATGGCAAGGTCATCAAGCGTGAAGAGGCCGCCGAATCGGTGCGCCGCGTGATCATGTACAACAAGCCCGATGGCGAGATCTGCACCCGTGACGACCCGGAAGGCCGTCCGACCGTGTTCGACAAGATGCCTAAGCCGAAAGAAGGCCGTTGGATCAACATCGGTCGTCTCGACATCAACACCACCGGCTTGCTGATGTTCACCACTGACGGTGAATTGGCCAACCGCCTGATGCACCCGTCCTACGAGATGGACCGCGAATACGCTGTGCGTGTGCGTGGCGAAGTCGATGACGAGATGATCGAGCGCTTGAAAGCCGGCGTGGTGCTGGAAGACGGCCCGGCCAAGTTCACCGATATCAAGCAGGCCCCAGGCGGCGAAGGTTTCAACCACTGGTACCACTGCGTGGTGATGGAAGGCCGTAACCGTGAAGTGCGTCGCCTGTGGGAATCCCAGGGCCTGGTGGTCAGCCGCCTGAAGCGCGTGCGTTTCGGCCCGGTGTTCTTGAACTCCGACCTGCCGATGGGCCGCTGGCGCGAAATGAGCCAGTACGAAGTCGACATCCTCAGCGCCGAAGTCGGCCTGACGCCAGTCGCGATGCCGCAGATGAACGCCAAGAGCAAAGACAAGCTTGAGCGTATGCAGCGTAAATCGTCGCGTCCGGTTGCTCGTACCGAGCGCGTTGCCCGCATCCTGCGCCCTGCGCTGAATGCACCGGCTACCGGCGGTCGTATTTCCCGTGAGCCGCAGATCGAAGGCGAGCGTCGTCCGACCGCGCCATCGCGCCAGGAAGGCGAGCGTGCTCCACGCACGCCGCGCCCAGCTCCGGCCGGTGGTCGCAGCAATCGCGGTGAAGCGGATCGCCCCGCCGACAACGCCAGCACCAAGCGTCCAGCCAAGCCGGCGGCAAATAAGCGCCCCGGCCCCAAACTGGTCGCGGACGAGCCGTCGGGCAAGCGCCGTGGCGCCCCGGCCGGTTCGGGTCAGCGTCCTGGTTTTGGTCGCAAGAAGCCGCAGTGA